Sequence from the Vanacampus margaritifer isolate UIUO_Vmar chromosome 18, RoL_Vmar_1.0, whole genome shotgun sequence genome:
TCAACGTCATGCATCTGCATAAACCAACGTTGCATAAATGGCTGCATTCATTACAGTAGTTAATTTAATCAATAAATGATGTTCACATCAACACAATAAGTATTAGCATACTAGCCTAAATAACACGCCTGCATAAACTGACGTGACATCACAAATGAGGGGGAAAGTTATTGACATCACATTatggcatttatttaaaaaaaaaatctggataaaTCAAACACTGAGATTTTAGCCGATGGTGCCAAAGTGCGCCAAAAAATGGCTTGAAATATCAAACGGTGTTTAAGTGGAGTTTGACTAATGTTAAACACAGATCGCAAATGTTTTTACTGTCTTAATTTTAAATTCAGATCCATTTAAAGTTATGTAATGCCTTTTAAAATAGCTGATGGCAATAGTTTATTATTTATGCTTTTCCAGACTACTAAAGGAGCTTCAGCTTTCAAGATATGCCGCGGTATCGAAGCAGTTGGAGGGAAACTGATGTAGGTGGCCCCGAATAgcaaacaatatattttatcttttaggcataatttcctcatttaaaaaaaaaatatatatatatatatatttgtgcctCTGCAGTGCATCTTCATCCAGGGAGAACATGATCTACACTGTTGACTGCTTGCGAGATGACATGTAAGGAAGCGCCTACCATGTCTTGATCCCCTCATATTTccatcaattttttaatttcctgacaaactcaaaatcatttTATAAAATCAATGTATCCGCCATTTATCAACTATATTTGCAAGTGCTTAATTTCATATCCTTGTTCAATAGCGACACAGTGATGGAGTACCTGATCAATGTGACAACGGCGCAAGAGTTCCGACCGTGGGAGGTGGCCGATCTCACACCCAGGGTCAACGTTGAGAAGGCCCAAGCAGGACAGAATCCTCAGATAGGTGAGTGGGTCCACATTCACAAAGCATgagatacacacacaaaatcttcaaatattGTCCTTCCTGTCCGTCCTTTTGTTCCAGCCGTGGTTGAAAGTCTCCATGAAGCCGCCTACAAGAACGCTCTAAGCAACTCTCTGTATTGTCCTGACTACATGGTTGGCAATTTACAGTCTGAACATGTGAGTATTGTAGTTATATTTTAGTTCCAACATAGTATCAAGTGCACCTCTAACTTTGATTGTtgcttaaattattattattttttttttcagctgcaCCAATTTGTCCAAAATCATTTCACAAGTGCAAGAATGGCGCTTGTTGGACTTGGTAAGGATGTAGCGTAGTTGTCGACACACTCcagaaataaatcaaaacaaaagggACCTAAATGCTTCTTTTGTTGTCCTCAGGTGTGGATCATTCTGTTCTGAAGCAAGTAGGTGAGCAGTTCCTCAACATCCGCAGTGGCGCCGGAACATCAGCCGCTCAAGCTCGGTACCGTGGAGGTAAGACACGCGTCTGCTTTATGatcctctttgtttttttttgtagtttgctgccatcttgtggccttTTAGAGGTGGGTGTCATTTTATTGCTATTTCTGTCCAGGTGAGATCCGCCTGCCAAGCAGCAGCAGCCTGGTCCACTCCGCCGTTGTGAGCGAGGCAGCGGCGTCAGGCACAGGTGAGGCTGTGGCCTTCAGTGTTCTGCAGCACCTGCTGGGAGCCGGTCCGCGCATCAAGAGGGGCTCCAATGCAACCAGCAAATTGACGCAGGGTGTTGCCAAGGCAACCGCTGACCTCTTTGAT
This genomic interval carries:
- the uqcrc2b gene encoding cytochrome b-c1 complex subunit 2, mitochondrial isoform X2 — encoded protein: MKGIRGFTHLSTRLYAAQAAYKVETTRAANHVKFQPQDVQVTRLPSGLVIASLENYSPASKIGVFVKAGCRYETPENQGVTQVLRLAANLTTKGASAFKICRGIEAVGGKLIASSSRENMIYTVDCLRDDIDTVMEYLINVTTAQEFRPWEVADLTPRVNVEKAQAGQNPQIAVVESLHEAAYKNALSNSLYCPDYMVGNLQSEHLHQFVQNHFTSARMALVGLGVDHSVLKQVGEQFLNIRSGAGTSAAQARYRGGEIRLPSSSSLVHSAVVSEAAASGTGEAVAFSVLQHLLGAGPRIKRGSNATSKLTQGVAKATADLFDVSAYNASYSDSGLFGIYTISQAGSTDAVVKAAVAEVKAVADGGVTAADLTQAKLSLTSHLLMSLETSEGLLEAMGTQALASGSYQTPEEIAKNIDNVSLTDVANAAKKFVSGKKTMASSGRLIKTPFVDEI
- the uqcrc2b gene encoding cytochrome b-c1 complex subunit 2, mitochondrial isoform X1; the protein is MKGIRGFTHLSRRFYAAARAGSSLVEPLPGLKLAPGPAHSFQDVHVTRLPSGLVIASLENYSPASKIGVFVKAGCRYETPENQGVTQVLRLAANLTTKGASAFKICRGIEAVGGKLIASSSRENMIYTVDCLRDDIDTVMEYLINVTTAQEFRPWEVADLTPRVNVEKAQAGQNPQIAVVESLHEAAYKNALSNSLYCPDYMVGNLQSEHLHQFVQNHFTSARMALVGLGVDHSVLKQVGEQFLNIRSGAGTSAAQARYRGGEIRLPSSSSLVHSAVVSEAAASGTGEAVAFSVLQHLLGAGPRIKRGSNATSKLTQGVAKATADLFDVSAYNASYSDSGLFGIYTISQAGSTDAVVKAAVAEVKAVADGGVTAADLTQAKLSLTSHLLMSLETSEGLLEAMGTQALASGSYQTPEEIAKNIDNVSLTDVANAAKKFVSGKKTMASSGRLIKTPFVDEI